The DNA region AAGATAGAGCTCCAGAGGTGGAAGGATGAATGTCATAGAGGTCTATAACAAGCGGAGGTTGAGCCGTGATAATGAATCTGAAAACATATGCAAATTTTGGAATGGGGACAATAGCATAGAGTTGTGAGTAGGGTTTTTCTGAGCGTTCTCTTCTAAAGCTAAGACCCATTTCATTAAGAAGCTTTCTTAGGACAGAAGCTGTTGATTGAGCATTAAATGATATCGCGGATGACCAGTGAAGTATTTCACATTTGGATTTCTTTTTTCTTTTTTTTACCATTGAAGGCTTCTCTATACGTTCTTGCCTATTGATGGTGGATTTCATGATTTGAATAATGAGTCGTATTTAAATGAACTTTTGGGTGGTTCAAAAGAGAAGGGCAGAGGGACCCCTTCATTTCCTGTGGAAATCTAAAGAAACTTGATTGATTAGTTTTAAGATAGGAGATTCTAACGATTTTGTAAAGAATTGTTATTATCGTCTACATGAAAACAATTTCTTGTTACAAACAGAAAAGTATTTGAAAATGGTATCCATTCCGCTTATCCCACAATAAAGAAAGGGGAGGAAGAAGGCTAGGAGGAGAAACCCAAATGAGAGATGGAGAGACTGGAAAGGAAAACATAATGGATGACCACGTTACGGTCTTTGATCTCTATCTTGATGAGAATATTCGCCCAATATTTAAAAAAGATAGATACGTTCTAAGACCTGAGTACGTACCAAATCGTCTTCCTCATAGAGATAGAGAAATTGATCAGCTCGCTTCAATTCTCGTTACAGCTCTTAAAGGTGGCAGACCATCGAACGTTCTTATTTATGGGAAAACTGGCACAGGAAAAACTGCAGTCATAAAATTTATTCAAAAAGAGATAGAAAAAAAAGCTTATTCACAGCTCCAGCAAATTCATTGTACTTATATAAATTGTCAGATAGTTGATACGGAATATGGCATTTTGGCTAATATAGGAAATATGTTTATTAAGGACTGGGATGAGAGAATTCCATTCACAGGATGGCCAACTGAGAAAGTTTATAATCATCTAAGAGAAAAAATAGATAATGCCAGAGGCATTATATTAATAGTATTGGATGAAATAGATAAACTTATATTTAAGAGCGGAGATGATGTTTTATATCATCTAACTACTTTAAATGAAGATTTAAAAAATTCAAAAATGAGTATTATAGGAATATCTAACGAATCTAAATTCACAGAATTCTTAGACCCTCGGGTCCAAACAAGATTAGGTGAAGAACGCCTTGTCTTTCCTCCATATAACGCCCATGAACTTTTTGATATACTAAAGCAGAGAGCACAATTAGCATTTGAAGATGGTGCAGTCGATGATTCTGTTATTTCTCTATGCGCAGCTCTCGCTGCTCAAGAACACGGAGATGCAAGAAGGGCACTTGATTTTCTCAGAGTAGCTGGAGAGCTTGCAGAAAGAGAGAGGTGTTCTAAAGTTACTGAAAGGCATGTATGGAAGGCAAAAGACAAAATCGAGCTTGATGTACAAATGGAACTCATAAGAACACTTCCAACTCAATCGAAGCTTCTCCTTTATGGAATAATCCTAAAATCTGAAGAGAGCATAACAATTCAAACAACTGGAGAAGTATACGATATATACAGAGAATTATGTTATAGGGCAAATATTCAGCCTGTCAGCCAAAGAAGAATTACGGATCTCATTTCTGAGCTAGATATGCTTGGATTAATTAGCGCTCGAGTTCGTTCCTTCGGCAGGGGAGGAAGAACAAGAGAGATAACTTTGAGTGTGAATGTTCCAGATACAAAAAGAGTACTATATGAAGACGAAATAATTCGAGAGATAATGGATTTCACTTCTTCACAACAGAAAATTATTTAGTATTTCTTTTTTAGTTTTGCTCGTAGATCTTTTCTTTTTGTTTTTCTTTTTTTCAAAATTGAAATAATAAAATCAATACTGATAGGAATAACTACAAGAATAACAATTGTTATAATTAATCCTCTAACACTAGTTTCTGGAAAAGTCTCAGAGCGATGACCCGTGACCCAAAGTTTGAAAAGACCGAACCAAGGCAGTTCTCCTTCTGCTCTACCCACAATCCATTCGAGTTTAACAGGAGCTACTAAAGCTCCGTTCACTCTTAAAGATTCTTGGTCAACTTTTTGAATATTATGGTCTCCCTTTGTAAGAAAACCACTGTCTTGTTTTTGCGAAAAAATAACATTAAACGATATCGTCAAATCCTCTTTTCTATATCCTTGATTTTTTATAGTATAAAATTTAACATTATACACATTAATATCTGGTATATCTCCTCTGATATCGTGAGTAGTCATGCATGAAGCGGTTCTATTGTACTCAACCCATGCGATCGCGCGATGAATAACTGGAGTATCAGAGAGTCCGTTTTTTTTATATACTATCACATGACCGAAGTCTCCATAAGTCATAACACCATACTTAGGTGAAGTTCTACATGTGGCTTCTACATAAGTCACAATATCGTGTCGATTATTGATTTTTTTAACAAGAGTGAGATCCCCGGTATCAATAACGCCTATTTGACTGTCATTTCCATGCATCATACTGCTGGATTCTATAACTACCATTGGCGGCCACACACCAGAATACATAAATAAAATGCCTAAAACAGAAAAGACTATAATCGCAGATACAATGATATCCCTGACTAAACCATAAAAATATTCTTTATAACGAGATTTAGATTTCTTTTCTATCGTTTTATCTTCATTTAAATTAAATAATTTTCTACGTCTTTTCTTGACGCTTTTATCATTTAATTTAGGATTAGAGCAGTGTTTAAGAAAATCATTAGATCCCCTCTTCATGCCTGCCCACTCCGCCATTCCTTCTGGACTGTTTTTTTCATCATAGACAGAGACGAGTAAGGAGGATGTTCAATATATATATCTTGGCAAAATATCAAATAAAAAAGGAGTTTTTACCCATAAGTACCTACTTATAATTTTCAAATTCCATAGGAAATAAAGGGGTAGGAGGACTTAAAAATAGAAAAACTATTTATAATACTTTAGCTAAAATAAGCCAAAAACTATTCTTGACCAAAAATATTATTAAGCAATACTACCATCTTGGCTTTGGTGAGAATGGATGGAGCTAGAGATTGACGCTCCCGTCGTCCTTGACACCCTCCGTAACCTTTATAAAGGGGCTATTCGGGGGTCGAGAGTTCTTGACGACATTATCCGCGCCCATAAGATAACATATGAGGAGGCGGTTGAAGTTCTTCATTTTCTATTGAAAAACCAATTAATTCTCAACATAGAAAAAAATAGAATCAATGGGGACGCAGTGTACAAACTAACAAGAAGAGGAGAGGTAGTCATTGAAGAAAGACTTTCTAGCCTCTACCACTCTAACCCCAAGGCCGGGGGTGTGGGGGGAGTGATATGAGCGCTGAAGAGTCAATTTCAAAGAACCCCGAGGTTGCGATGGAGCTCCTGACCGAACTATATTATGGCCCCAAGCGCTCATCCAGACTCGTCAAAATGATCATGCAGAGACTTAAGGTCTCTGAGCCAACAGTGTATGCCACCCTCCAAGAGCTTGTTGCCAAGGGGGCTCTGGAGAAGCAGGAGAGGAGTCGTCGGAGAGTAATATACCGACTTACGGACGAGGGCCGGCGTTTAATGGATAAGGAGCATTTCGAAGTTATAAACAGTCTTCTCTCCCGCCTCGGTAATCAGGGGCGTCGTAGGGAAATAATGGTAGAGCTCCTTATATTAGATTTGCTCGAGGAGCTGCCAGAGGAGATGAGGCGCAGCATCAAGATGGAGGCTCTTCGAAGCAGTACAGCAATTGAATTCGAGGACATGCGCAAGCGGCTAGTCAGGATGGCGAGTGCCCTCTTTATCTGAGGGCTAGAGGGGTATAGAAGTGACGGAGAAGGAATGGGCGAACCGACCGGATGGCTGGAACGCAGGCCCAGATGGAATCGATAAAATAGAGGCGTGAGCGTTGGCGGAGATAAAAGGCTCCCGGGAGAGTAGCGCGAGAGATGCAATAGTCGAGGAGATGGAGCGGAGGCTATCGATTGGGAGGCCCACGCGCTTGGGAGAGGTTTCTAGGTCAGTGCTCGAGGCCATCGTCACTGTCTCGATAATCCCCGCCATTGCGATTATCTGTGCGAAGTTGCCGATGCTCCAGGATCTCTGGTATGGCCATTTTGAGATATTCAACACGATGCTTCTGGTGCTCCTGCTCGCCGTGGCGGGAGCCGGTGCGTTTGTATTGCTATCCAACACGAAGCAGCTCTCGAGCAAGTGGTGGACAAGGTCGCTGGCGCTCGCCGCGGGCGGGGGATTGATAATCGGTCTCTCCCTACTACCTTCCGCCGGGTTCACCTATTTAAATGCTGTGCCATGGTGGGCACCGGCGATCCTGCTCATCGGCGCGGCCGTGGTCTGGGTGGCGAACTCTCTCATCAAAGAGAGGCTGGGCTTCTACAGCATCTGGTTCACGGGCCTTATTTTCCTGACCATAGTACCTCTTGAGGAGGCCCTCCTCAAGGGAGTCAGCGGAACCTACAGGTATGGCTCTTACGAGGGCGCTAGAATGAATATCATATTGGTGGGGCTGATATTTCTCTTCTTCGGGGTGCTTCTGTACGTTCGCGAGCGAAGGATGATCAAGAGGATAGATACCGAGCTAGCAAGAGGAGACGAGCTTGCCAAAGCGGGGAGGTATGACGAGGCCCTAAAGAGCTACGACAGGGCGATTCGGGCAGCCCACCTCCTCGCTCCGCCCTCCCATGTCGGGGAGGGCAAGAAAGCGCCCGTCGATGGCTACGAGACCCCCTGGCACGCCAAGGGGTTCGCATTCATGAAGATGGGCCGCTACAGCGAAGCTGTCCCCTATCTCGACCTCGCGCTCGACGCCAACCCCGAGAACGAGGCGGTATGGATAAACCGTGGGAACGCCCTCTCCCGCCTTAAGCAGTTCGATAGCGCGATTCAAAGCTACACCGTGGCCCTGAAGCTCAACCCGAAGAGCGAGGCTGCATACAACAATCTAGGCTGGGCGCTCTATGCAAAGGATGATGTGGAGGGAGCTATCCGATGCTACGATGCCGCCATCGCCCTGAAGCCAGACTACTCGCAGGCGCTCTACAACAAGGGTTTGG from Thermoplasmata archaeon includes:
- a CDS encoding ORC1-type DNA replication protein; this encodes MDDHVTVFDLYLDENIRPIFKKDRYVLRPEYVPNRLPHRDREIDQLASILVTALKGGRPSNVLIYGKTGTGKTAVIKFIQKEIEKKAYSQLQQIHCTYINCQIVDTEYGILANIGNMFIKDWDERIPFTGWPTEKVYNHLREKIDNARGIILIVLDEIDKLIFKSGDDVLYHLTTLNEDLKNSKMSIIGISNESKFTEFLDPRVQTRLGEERLVFPPYNAHELFDILKQRAQLAFEDGAVDDSVISLCAALAAQEHGDARRALDFLRVAGELAERERCSKVTERHVWKAKDKIELDVQMELIRTLPTQSKLLLYGIILKSEESITIQTTGEVYDIYRELCYRANIQPVSQRRITDLISELDMLGLISARVRSFGRGGRTREITLSVNVPDTKRVLYEDEIIREIMDFTSSQQKII
- a CDS encoding helix-turn-helix transcriptional regulator, whose product is MSAEESISKNPEVAMELLTELYYGPKRSSRLVKMIMQRLKVSEPTVYATLQELVAKGALEKQERSRRRVIYRLTDEGRRLMDKEHFEVINSLLSRLGNQGRRREIMVELLILDLLEELPEEMRRSIKMEALRSSTAIEFEDMRKRLVRMASALFI
- a CDS encoding S26 family signal peptidase — translated: MAEWAGMKRGSNDFLKHCSNPKLNDKSVKKRRRKLFNLNEDKTIEKKSKSRYKEYFYGLVRDIIVSAIIVFSVLGILFMYSGVWPPMVVIESSSMMHGNDSQIGVIDTGDLTLVKKINNRHDIVTYVEATCRTSPKYGVMTYGDFGHVIVYKKNGLSDTPVIHRAIAWVEYNRTASCMTTHDIRGDIPDINVYNVKFYTIKNQGYRKEDLTISFNVIFSQKQDSGFLTKGDHNIQKVDQESLRVNGALVAPVKLEWIVGRAEGELPWFGLFKLWVTGHRSETFPETSVRGLIITIVILVVIPISIDFIISILKKRKTKRKDLRAKLKKKY